CCTTACTTTGGCTGTTTTTATTTAAAAACATATATTTACATGTATTTTTGAAAGTTGATTATAAACAAATTGATAAATTTGTTTAGCCAGAGTGTACTGAGGTTGGTGATTCAAGCCATAAATAAGGAGACAACAATGCGTGCACGTCATCAACTTACAACACTGCTTTTAGCACTATCTATAACGCCTTTCACTCAAGCGAATGATTTCGTTTTTGGCCATGTATACGAAGCGAGCCACAGTCACCACAAATGGGCCGAGTGGGCAGCTGATGAAATTGAAAAACGTAGTGAAGGTCGCCATCACATTGAAGTGTTCCCTTCCTCCCAGCTAGGTAATGAGGTTGAACTCAATGAAGGCCTCGGCTTAGGCACGCTGGATATCATCTATACCGGTAATGCTTTCGCTGGAAACGCTTATCCACCGATTGCGCTAGGCAGTGCTCCTTTCGTTTTCCGAGACTTTGATCACTGGATCGCCTATTCAAAAAGCGATCTCTTCAAAGAGCTTTCCCAAGGCTACGAAGAGAGCACGGGGCATGTGCCGCTTGGTTTGATCTATTTTGGCCAGCGCCATGTGACTGCCAACAAGCCGGTGCTTACTCCCGAAGACATGCAGGGCATGAAAATTCGCGTGCCTGATGCGCCGCTGCTGCTGATGTTCCCAAGAGCCGTTGGCGCCAACCCTACTCCGATTGCCTTCTCGGAGGTCTATCTGGCGCTTCAGCAGGGCGTAGTGGATGGCCAGGAAAATCCGCTGCCGATCATTCGCGCGATGAAGTTTGAAGAAGTGCAGTCGGACATCTCGCTGACCGGCCATATCTATGACAGCCAGCCGATCATTATGAGTAGCAATGCCTGGGCGAGTCTTTCCGCCGAGGATCAGGCACTTTTCCGGGACGTCTTTCAGGAGGCTGCTGAACAGGGGAGCCTGGATATCCAACAGCAGGAGCAGGATCTGGTGCCCTGGTTCCAGGAGCAAGGAACCCAGGTACACGAGGTTGATCGTGAAGCGTTTGCCGAAGCGGTAAGGCCGAGCCTGACGGGTGAAGACGTAGGTTGGACGGCTGATCAATACCAGCGCTTGGGGGCGATTGAGTGATGCAAGGGGATAAAGACACTCGTCAAGGTGAGGTGACGGCGATGTCAGTAGAGCCCGGCCGCGAAAGTGCGGCCGGAGGTGAATCTGGGCTATCGCACAATACTGCGACAGCGACACCACCGCCGAAATGGGTCTTCGAAGACCATGTAGCGCTTGGGGTCATGATCCTGCTGGGAAGCGTGGTTTTTGCGCAGTTCCTGTCACGCTACGTGTTCAACCACTCGATTGGCTGGACTGAAGAGGGCGCCCGCATGTTGCTGGTGCTGCTGGTGTTTATCGGCGCGGCTGGTGCTGCCTCGCGAGGAACTCACATCAACGTTGAGATTCTTGAGCTAATCGTGCCTGCAAAGGCAAAACGTTGGCTGCGTGGGTTCAATAACCTGCTTAGCGCTGGGTTCTTCGGCTATGTGGCCTGGCTTGCCTGGCAGGTTGGACAGCGGGTATGGAATTCCAGCATGAGCACGCTGCCGATCTCGAAAGGTTGGCTTTACACCGTGATTGCCGTGGCCTGTGCGGCAATGGCATTGCGTATGGCCCGCCAGGCCATCGCCTGCTGGCGTGGCAAGGAGGAGAAATGATCATTCTGCTGTTTGTAGCGCTAGCGTGTTTGTTATTGATTGGTGCCCCTGTTGCGGTCGCACTGGCCGGGTCGTCGCTGGTTTATCTGCTCGCCTCCGGCAAGATTCCGGACATTATTCTGATTCAGCGCATGGTGGGTGGGGTGGACAGTTTCCCACTACTGGCGGTGCCGTTCTTTATCCTGGCTGGCAACCTGATGAATGTTTGCGGTGTGACCGAGCGTATCTTCCGCTTCGCTGATTCAATGGTGGGATGGACCCGCGGCGGCCTGGGCCACGTTAATGTAGGCGCTTCGGTCATCTTTGCCGGCATGTCGGGCGCGGCCATTGCTGACGCTGGCGGCTTGGGTGCCGTTGAAATAAAGGCGATGCGTGATAAGGGCTATGACGTTGATTTTGCCGTGGGGATCACCGGGGCATCCTCAACCGTGGGCCCCATCATTCCGCCGTCGCTTCCGCTGGTGGTTTACGGGGTGGTGGCATCGGCCTCCATTGGTCAACTGTTTATTGCAGGCATTGTGCCGGGCTTACTGATCGCAGCAATGTTGATGCTGATGGTCGCGGTTATTTCGCACCGACGCGGTTACCCGGTGGGTGAGCGCTTTTCTGTGGCGCGCCTGCTGTCGTCATTTATGCATGCGGCCCTTTCGCTCATGATCCCGGTGATCATCGTGGGGGGTATCGTTCTGGGGATATTCACCCCGACCGAGAGCGCTATTGCAGCCGTGGCTTACGTGCTGGTGCTGGCAACGCTGGTATACCGTAGCGCCGGCTGGCGCCAGATCATTACGGTATTTCGTGAAACCATCGAAATGACCTCAGTGGTGCTGTTGATCGTTGCCGCCTCGTCAATTTTTGCCTGGATTCTTACCCGCGAAGGCGTGCCAGCGGCGTTCGCAGAATCGGTAATGGCGGTGGCCGATAACCCGATTGTCATTCTTCTGCTGATCAACCTGATTCTCTTGATCGTTGGCTGCTTCATGGAAACCGTGGCAGCGATCACCATCCTGACACCTGTGCTGCTGCCGCTGGCCGTCCAGGCAGGGGTCGATCCTGTTCAGTTCGGCATCATCATGGTGCTCAACCTAATGATCGGGCTTTTGACACCGCCGGTGGGGCTGGTCCTGTTTATTCTGGCGCGGATTGCCGATATCTCTTTCCCCCGTGCGGTTAAGGCCACGCTGCCCTTTATCGCGGCACTGTTAGTGTCGCTTTTGCTGATCACCTTTATTCCCGCTTTGACGCTATGGCTGCCTAGCCTGATCTAGTTTGGAGAATCAGTTGCATGAATCATCTGCATAGTAATCCTTCTGTGGCCCGTGATGCGATTATCGAGGCCATCGATATGGTGCCCATCGGCAGCTATTTGCCGGCGGACGGCGGCTATGGAAGCGCGCGGGAAATCGGCCACGCACGCATGGCTACCCTGGTGTTTGTACGTTTTTCGGCAGGTATTGTCGGTATTGGCGAGTGCTATGGCCCGCCCAAGACCACGCTGGCCTATTTGGACATTCTGCGCGAAGCCTATGTGGGGCAAAGCGCCTTCGACCACCGTGTGATCTGGCGGCGAATGACCAATGTGCTCTACCACGTGCGCGCCCAGAGCCAGCTCGCCGCGGCAGTCAGCGGGCTGGATATTGCACTGCACGACGGCCTTGGCAAGCTGCTGGGTCTGCCGGTTTACCGGCTGCTGGGCGGGGAAGAGCAGGACTCCGTGCAGGTCTACGCCTCCGGTGGCTATTTTCATGAACCGGCGGCGCTGCCTCTGGAAGCGCAGCTTGAGCGCGTGGCGGGGCAGTTTGATGGCTACAAGATCAAAATTGGTCACGGCATCAGAAGCGACCTTGAGCGGATGCGGAGCGCACGGCGGATTCTGGGCGATGACGTGGCCATCATGGCCGATATCAACGGGGCCTACACGGCGGACATCGCGCTGGAATCCATGGCCGCTTTGGCGCCGCTGCGCCCTTACTGGATCGAGGAGCCGGTGGCACCTGAAGATCTTCCGGGTTTCCGCCGCCTTGCCTCGCGCCGAGAGGGGCGTATTGCTGCGGGCGAGGCTTCGGTCAATGCTGTCGAGTTTCGTGAGCTGGCCGCCACCGGTGGTGTGGATGTGCTGATGCCGGATCTCAACCTATGTGGCGGCTATGTAGAAGCGCTGCGCATTGCAGACATGGCCCAGTTAAACGGCTTGAGAATCTCGCCTCACGTATGGGGAAGCGCAGTGGGCATTATGGCCGCCGCCCACTTCGCCGCCGCGCTGCCGCCGCATCCGCATCCCGACCGTAACCATACGCCTACCTGGGTCGAGTTTGACGTATCGGCCAATAACCCCCTGCGTGAAGCACTTTTAACGTCGCCGTTAAGCCTTGACCATGGGCGTCTTGCACTGCCCAGCGCTCCAGGGCTGGGTATCGAAATCGATGACGAGAGGCTGCAGGCGCTTAAGATTGATATTTAAGTAAGCCAATGCGCTTAGAAGCCGATACGCCAGGGGGATGCTCTGTTTAATCCGCCCACTGCCAGGGCGGTTCATCTAGCCACCCCTGGCCTAGGATAACGGTCTCACCAAACTCTTTATCCAGCGCGATAGAGTTACAGGCCTGATCTTGTTCCAGTGTCGCCACTAAGCGTGGCGCGTGGGAGACCACCCACACCTGGGTTTCCCTCGATGCACGGATAATCAGGCGGCCCAAGGCGGGAAGCAAATCCGGATGTAGACTGGTTTCTGGCTCATTCAACACTAGCAAGGAAGGCGGCCTGGGGGTGAGCAGCGCCGCCACCAGCAACAGATAGCGAAGCGTGCCGTCTGATAGTTCGGACTGGTTTAAGGGGCGCAACAGCCCCTTTTGTAGAAACTGCAGTAGAAAGCGATTACCAGCGTCGGCTTCAAAATTAATAGTGGCGCCGGGAAAGGCATCTTCAATCGCCTCGTACAACGCCTCGCGGTCGCCGATCTCGTGGATAGTTCGCAATGCGGCCACTAGACTGAGGCCATCGTGATCCAGCACCGTGGTGCGGGTGCCGATTTGCGGTGTGCGGATGAGGGAATTTGGATCGGTTCGGAACTGATCGTAGAAGCGCCAATGACGAATGGCTTGCCGAACAGCGTGGACTTCAGGCACGGCGACCGGGTCACTGATTTCGTTCAAAATGCTTTCGTAGCTATTAAGGTGGGCATCGTAAACCTGCCATTTACGACCTGCACGCACTTTGACCACAGACCCAACGCGGTCAATCAAACAGCTACTGGGTCGGCAGACATCGCCTGCCCAAATGCATTCCCGTTTTATCTCGGGGTCGAACTGGAACATGGACGGATCTTGGTAGCCCGCAAAGCCCTGAGAGGCGGGCATCCCCAATGAAATGGCGTAGCCGAAATCTTCACCCACAAAACCCAGCCTAAGCCGGGGGCTGTTTTTCTTAGCAGATCCCTCAATGGCAGCGGAGCCCTCTCGCATGTCTTTGGTGAGTTTTTCCGGGCCAGCCCAGAAGGTGTAATCAAGCCCGCCCTCTTGAGCAATCGATGAGATAAGATTGCCTTTGGCTGTTTCTGCCAATAATCGCAGCGCTTTGTATAGGTTGGACTTGCCGCACCCGTTGGGCCCCGTCACTACATTAAGACTCGACAGGGGAGAAACAATTTTTTTCAAGCTGCGGTAGTTGGATACGGCAAAGGTGTTGATCATAGGCTCTGCGGCGTTGGGGGCTGGCTGCTCTGAGCAGCGTGAAAATAACAGTTTAGCCCCAAGTGCCCCCTCACTAGAAGACATCGATAGCTGGAGATCTTAAGTGCCAATTGAGAGGCGGAATGTTCATATCCTCGATTTCGGTGAGGGTTTTGGTCGGCAGTTGCCTTTATTCTGTACTAGCTCTCTGACGAGAGTTTCATGCGGGCATCACTTCTTCTCAGTATTAAAAGATTCTCGGAAATATACCGAAAGACTGGATCAGGCAAGAACGAAAGAGTATTTGGCATTCTGATCCGTTCATTTTGAATCTATCATTCATATGCTGATGAAGCGACTAGCAAACCAAGCCTTCTTCTCTAAAAGAGCTAATTAACTCACATGTAGGAGATTAGAGGGGGAAGCGATCCATGAGGTTGCTTTTAGCTCAGTAGGTTGATCGAGTAGTTAAACGTAAGGAGTGAATCATGAAATTTTTAAATGCGGCCTTAATCATTGCATTACTGCTTTCTTCAGGCGTAGCACTTGCTGAAAGAGGCTCGGATGAAGATAACAGGATTGTTTATTCTGGATCGACATCTACAGATAGCGGTAACCAGGACATTCCAGCCTCCCAGGTGCTTTCTGACAACCCTTAAATCGAGCTAAATAGCTCAGTTGTAGGTAGTTTTTTTTTGAAGTAACTTAAAGTCATTGAAACTGCTCGGTGGCTTGTGGATTTTAAATTAATCACATGTCGCAGAGTTGGTCGAATGATGGATGGTTATTTAGGATAAGGAGTAAATTATGAAGATATTAATTGCAGCCTAAATGGTTATATTAGTACTTTTCTAAGGTGACAAAGTCCGTTGAGAGAGGTTCCGATGAAGATACGGAGGTTGCTTGCCTCGAGTCAATGTCTTCGCAGCAAGCGAAAGGAGTTTTTCATTATCTGAAACGCTGGTTATAAACCTTTAAGCGAACTATTGATTTTGATTTAGAAAACAATGCCGGGCGGGCCTAGTCTTTTTAGGCCCGCCCATTTATTTTCAGGCTTCCAGTTGATTCAGTAAGATTGATCTCTACGCAATGATACCCACCCTGCAATACGCTGTTGCACGCTCATGGCGACTACCATCAAACTGGGTAGGAACGTCAGAGTGATGAGTGTGGAAAACGCGATGCCAAACATCACGATGGCACCCAGGCCGCGGTAGAGTTCGGTGCCCGCACCGGGAATCAGTACCAGAGGGGCAATGCCGAAGATGGTGGTCAGGCTGGACATCAGGATCGCCCGCAGACGTATCCTAACCGCTTCGTTGACGGCCGCGACGATGGATTCCGAGCCTTCCTCCAGTCGCTGGTAGGCTTCCTGAACGATCAGGATCGGATTGTTGACGACGGAGCCGAGCAATACCAGAAAACCGAGCAGTGTGATCATATCGAAAGGCTGGTGGATGCCAAACGGAGCGCCGACGCCGTTGAGTATCGCCAAGCCAAGAATCCCGCCCGCAAGTCCCAGGGGAATCGTGGCCATGACGAATAACGGCCGCCCCCAGTGACGGAAAATCG
This Vreelandella neptunia DNA region includes the following protein-coding sequences:
- a CDS encoding sialic acid TRAP transporter substrate-binding protein SiaP, whose translation is MRARHQLTTLLLALSITPFTQANDFVFGHVYEASHSHHKWAEWAADEIEKRSEGRHHIEVFPSSQLGNEVELNEGLGLGTLDIIYTGNAFAGNAYPPIALGSAPFVFRDFDHWIAYSKSDLFKELSQGYEESTGHVPLGLIYFGQRHVTANKPVLTPEDMQGMKIRVPDAPLLLMFPRAVGANPTPIAFSEVYLALQQGVVDGQENPLPIIRAMKFEEVQSDISLTGHIYDSQPIIMSSNAWASLSAEDQALFRDVFQEAAEQGSLDIQQQEQDLVPWFQEQGTQVHEVDREAFAEAVRPSLTGEDVGWTADQYQRLGAIE
- a CDS encoding TRAP transporter small permease, which produces MQGDKDTRQGEVTAMSVEPGRESAAGGESGLSHNTATATPPPKWVFEDHVALGVMILLGSVVFAQFLSRYVFNHSIGWTEEGARMLLVLLVFIGAAGAASRGTHINVEILELIVPAKAKRWLRGFNNLLSAGFFGYVAWLAWQVGQRVWNSSMSTLPISKGWLYTVIAVACAAMALRMARQAIACWRGKEEK
- a CDS encoding TRAP transporter large permease, producing MIILLFVALACLLLIGAPVAVALAGSSLVYLLASGKIPDIILIQRMVGGVDSFPLLAVPFFILAGNLMNVCGVTERIFRFADSMVGWTRGGLGHVNVGASVIFAGMSGAAIADAGGLGAVEIKAMRDKGYDVDFAVGITGASSTVGPIIPPSLPLVVYGVVASASIGQLFIAGIVPGLLIAAMLMLMVAVISHRRGYPVGERFSVARLLSSFMHAALSLMIPVIIVGGIVLGIFTPTESAIAAVAYVLVLATLVYRSAGWRQIITVFRETIEMTSVVLLIVAASSIFAWILTREGVPAAFAESVMAVADNPIVILLLINLILLIVGCFMETVAAITILTPVLLPLAVQAGVDPVQFGIIMVLNLMIGLLTPPVGLVLFILARIADISFPRAVKATLPFIAALLVSLLLITFIPALTLWLPSLI
- a CDS encoding mandelate racemase/muconate lactonizing enzyme family protein gives rise to the protein MNHLHSNPSVARDAIIEAIDMVPIGSYLPADGGYGSAREIGHARMATLVFVRFSAGIVGIGECYGPPKTTLAYLDILREAYVGQSAFDHRVIWRRMTNVLYHVRAQSQLAAAVSGLDIALHDGLGKLLGLPVYRLLGGEEQDSVQVYASGGYFHEPAALPLEAQLERVAGQFDGYKIKIGHGIRSDLERMRSARRILGDDVAIMADINGAYTADIALESMAALAPLRPYWIEEPVAPEDLPGFRRLASRREGRIAAGEASVNAVEFRELAATGGVDVLMPDLNLCGGYVEALRIADMAQLNGLRISPHVWGSAVGIMAAAHFAAALPPHPHPDRNHTPTWVEFDVSANNPLREALLTSPLSLDHGRLALPSAPGLGIEIDDERLQALKIDI
- a CDS encoding AAA family ATPase; its protein translation is MINTFAVSNYRSLKKIVSPLSSLNVVTGPNGCGKSNLYKALRLLAETAKGNLISSIAQEGGLDYTFWAGPEKLTKDMREGSAAIEGSAKKNSPRLRLGFVGEDFGYAISLGMPASQGFAGYQDPSMFQFDPEIKRECIWAGDVCRPSSCLIDRVGSVVKVRAGRKWQVYDAHLNSYESILNEISDPVAVPEVHAVRQAIRHWRFYDQFRTDPNSLIRTPQIGTRTTVLDHDGLSLVAALRTIHEIGDREALYEAIEDAFPGATINFEADAGNRFLLQFLQKGLLRPLNQSELSDGTLRYLLLVAALLTPRPPSLLVLNEPETSLHPDLLPALGRLIIRASRETQVWVVSHAPRLVATLEQDQACNSIALDKEFGETVILGQGWLDEPPWQWAD